The following proteins are encoded in a genomic region of Enterocloster clostridioformis:
- a CDS encoding mandelate racemase/muconate lactonizing enzyme family protein, with amino-acid sequence MKITKVDVMQVKTPNPSWRPILCRVYTDEGIYGDGEAALAYGIAAPAAFGMIRDLAALIIGMDPLDNEVVWDTLYKNTFWGQNGGPVVFAGISAIDFALWDIRGKFFNVPVYKLLGGKKQDNLRCYASQLQFGWSDHWEEAKDTEEYAANARKAVEEGYDAIKIDFFTFDRKDGRRFDKITETTGILKQYYVGLVEERVAAVREAVGPDVDIIMENHSVPDANGAVQLARAVEKYNIFYFEEPNTPSPKTAKFIADHINIPISHGERVYSRWQYAQYFENMSVQVIQPDLGNCGGITEGKKICDMAHVYDISVQAHVCAGPLSTAAALQLECVIPNFIIHEHHRNALLPHNRELCIYDYQPVNGTYKVPELPGLGNEFSEKALTCCDKITVE; translated from the coding sequence ATGAAAATTACAAAAGTAGACGTCATGCAGGTAAAGACACCTAATCCTTCATGGAGACCGATTCTGTGCCGTGTTTATACGGACGAGGGAATCTACGGAGACGGCGAGGCCGCGCTGGCCTACGGCATAGCTGCTCCGGCTGCCTTTGGCATGATACGTGACCTGGCGGCACTTATCATCGGCATGGACCCTCTGGACAATGAGGTTGTCTGGGATACTCTCTACAAAAACACCTTCTGGGGACAGAACGGCGGTCCTGTGGTGTTTGCCGGAATCAGTGCCATTGACTTTGCGCTCTGGGATATACGGGGCAAGTTTTTCAACGTGCCGGTATACAAGCTGTTAGGCGGCAAGAAGCAGGACAACCTGCGCTGCTACGCAAGCCAGCTCCAGTTCGGCTGGAGCGACCACTGGGAGGAAGCAAAGGATACGGAGGAATATGCGGCAAATGCCAGGAAAGCAGTGGAGGAAGGATACGACGCCATTAAGATTGACTTTTTTACCTTTGACAGGAAGGATGGCAGGAGGTTTGATAAGATTACGGAGACCACGGGTATCTTAAAGCAGTATTATGTAGGCCTGGTAGAAGAACGTGTGGCGGCTGTGCGTGAAGCGGTGGGACCGGATGTGGACATCATCATGGAGAACCATTCCGTTCCCGATGCCAACGGGGCGGTTCAGCTGGCAAGGGCAGTGGAGAAGTATAATATATTCTATTTCGAGGAGCCTAACACACCAAGTCCCAAAACCGCAAAATTCATCGCGGACCACATCAATATCCCCATATCCCATGGAGAGAGGGTATACTCCAGATGGCAGTACGCGCAGTATTTTGAGAACATGTCCGTGCAGGTTATACAGCCAGATCTGGGTAACTGCGGCGGTATCACTGAGGGAAAGAAAATCTGTGATATGGCTCATGTATATGACATATCCGTACAGGCTCATGTATGTGCGGGCCCACTTTCCACAGCCGCCGCCCTGCAGCTGGAGTGTGTGATACCCAACTTCATTATCCATGAACACCACAGAAACGCCCTGCTTCCCCATAACAGGGAGCTGTGCATCTATGATTACCAGCCTGTAAATGGAACATATAAGGTTCCGGAACTGCCTGGACTGGGAAATGAATTTTCAGAGAAAGCGCTGACCTGCTGCGATAAGATTACTGTTGAATAA
- the ltrA gene encoding group II intron reverse transcriptase/maturase, which produces METGHGIKYRQLHIEDYLREIPAEQGRETGEYAHERITGNPDTNTDFRTDNLLDTILRSDNLNAAYKKVKTNKGVGGIDGMQVDELLPYLREHQSELVEQVREGKYKPNPVRRVEIPKEEKGKTRKLGIPTVVDRVIQQAIAQELTPLYEEQFSDNSIGFRPGRGAHDALERCRKYINEGYVYVVSMDLQSYFDTVNHSKLIEVLSRTVKDGRVISLIHKYLKAGVMEDGGFHATTEGVPQGGPLSPLCGNVMLNELDKELERRGHKYVRYADDCLILCKSRKSAERTMENIVPFITGKVFLKVNLQKTTVSHVSKIKYLGYGFYRHKGKCRMRIHPKSVAKMKNRIRELTTRGNKWSNQEREEKRRSYARGWINYYRYADMKSLMEQTDEWLRHRIRAVYWKQWKKVRTRYKMLRALHLPEWKVHEMANCRKGVWRAAGMLNSALTKRIIVDRLGYPDMTAHYLKVRVNY; this is translated from the coding sequence ATGGAAACCGGACATGGAATTAAGTACAGACAACTTCATATTGAGGACTACCTGCGAGAGATACCTGCGGAACAGGGAAGGGAAACAGGAGAGTACGCCCATGAAAGGATTACCGGGAACCCCGACACCAACACGGACTTTCGGACGGACAACCTGCTAGATACGATTCTTAGAAGCGACAATCTAAATGCCGCCTATAAGAAGGTCAAAACGAACAAAGGCGTTGGTGGGATTGACGGAATGCAGGTGGATGAACTTCTACCCTACCTGAGAGAACACCAGTCCGAATTGGTCGAGCAGGTGAGGGAAGGCAAATACAAGCCAAACCCAGTCCGAAGGGTAGAAATACCCAAAGAGGAGAAAGGAAAAACAAGGAAACTGGGGATACCCACAGTGGTAGACAGGGTAATCCAACAGGCAATCGCACAGGAACTGACGCCCTTATATGAAGAACAGTTCTCTGACAACAGCATCGGATTCCGTCCCGGCAGAGGGGCGCATGACGCACTGGAAAGATGTAGGAAATATATCAACGAAGGATATGTCTACGTGGTCAGCATGGATTTACAATCCTACTTTGACACGGTGAACCACAGCAAGCTGATAGAGGTGCTGTCGAGGACGGTGAAGGACGGGAGGGTAATCTCGCTGATACACAAGTACCTGAAAGCCGGAGTAATGGAGGACGGAGGATTTCACGCAACGACCGAGGGCGTGCCGCAGGGAGGCCCGCTAAGTCCCTTATGTGGAAATGTCATGCTGAATGAGTTGGACAAGGAACTGGAGCGCAGGGGACACAAGTATGTGAGGTATGCGGATGACTGCCTGATTCTGTGCAAAAGCAGGAAAAGCGCAGAGAGGACAATGGAAAACATTGTGCCATTCATCACAGGAAAAGTGTTTCTGAAAGTCAATCTTCAGAAAACGACAGTGAGCCACGTCAGCAAGATAAAATACCTGGGCTACGGCTTTTACCGGCATAAAGGGAAATGCCGCATGAGGATACACCCGAAGTCGGTGGCAAAAATGAAGAACCGGATACGGGAGCTGACAACCAGAGGGAACAAATGGAGCAATCAGGAGAGGGAAGAAAAACGCCGAAGCTATGCAAGGGGATGGATTAACTATTATCGATATGCAGACATGAAAAGCCTGATGGAACAGACGGATGAGTGGCTGCGCCACAGAATCCGAGCGGTGTACTGGAAACAATGGAAGAAGGTACGCACAAGATATAAAATGTTGCGGGCGTTACATTTACCAGAGTGGAAGGTGCATGAGATGGCGAACTGCCGAAAGGGAGTGTGGAGAGCGGCGGGAATGCTCAACTCGGCACTCACCAAAAGAATCATAGTGGACAGACTTGGTTATCCCGATATGACTGCCCACTATCTGAAAGTCCGAGTAAACTATTGA
- a CDS encoding SCP2 sterol-binding domain-containing protein, with protein sequence MSYEEVFEKVKEIFMKADVSKVEEHLAFQFNITGEGEGAFYAEVRDGSLRVEPYEYYDRDAMFICSADTLMKLASGKLDPVFAFTTGKLKVEGSLEKALMLQKFV encoded by the coding sequence ATGAGTTACGAAGAAGTATTTGAAAAGGTAAAGGAAATTTTCATGAAGGCCGATGTGAGCAAGGTAGAGGAGCATCTGGCCTTTCAGTTCAATATTACGGGTGAGGGCGAGGGCGCGTTCTATGCGGAGGTCAGGGACGGCAGCCTGAGGGTGGAGCCGTATGAGTATTATGACAGGGATGCAATGTTTATCTGCTCCGCCGATACTCTGATGAAGCTGGCATCGGGAAAGCTGGACCCGGTCTTTGCATTTACCACGGGAAAACTGAAGGTTGAGGGAAGTCTGGAAAAGGCTCTGATGTTGCAGAAGTTTGTGTAG
- a CDS encoding DUF401 family protein, translating into MDILKLMIVFGVLVVMLCLKRPLYQGILGAAAAVCILFGIAPAEAFNTALLSVTGRGTLSVLLVFYLITFLQRMLEKRDFLNLAQASLNGIFNNRRINASLAPVFIGLLPSAGAVIICGDIVENSVGPYLSPEEKTFVTSYFRHIPESFLPTYTSIIIAISLTGGRVSVSSFLVGMLPLVFLLAYLGYLFCLRKIPKDTGMPPSMDKRGDIRSLCRSLWSIALAIGLIIGAGMPVYAAVACSIVLSVFINKFTFSELKPMFLSAVESKIVTSTICIMIFKDIMAFTGVIESLPGAFERLPVPGFLVFAMIFFFGTIISGSQAIIVLCMPLAFAAEPQAGLALFLLLMGMTYAAMQISPTHVCLAIVSEYFGVGMGALIRKTLPVIFVFAVLLIGYYVLLSHVFGL; encoded by the coding sequence ATGGATATTCTAAAGCTGATGATAGTATTTGGTGTGCTGGTGGTCATGCTGTGTCTGAAACGTCCTCTGTATCAGGGCATACTGGGGGCGGCGGCAGCTGTCTGTATTCTTTTTGGAATAGCGCCCGCCGAAGCCTTTAATACAGCCCTGTTATCCGTGACGGGCCGGGGAACCCTGTCTGTCCTGCTGGTATTTTATCTCATTACTTTTTTACAGAGAATGCTGGAAAAACGGGATTTTCTCAATTTGGCTCAGGCATCGCTTAACGGGATATTCAACAACCGGAGGATAAATGCTTCCCTGGCGCCGGTTTTTATCGGCCTTCTTCCGTCAGCCGGAGCCGTGATCATCTGCGGGGATATTGTGGAAAATAGCGTGGGGCCGTACCTGTCTCCGGAGGAAAAGACATTTGTTACATCCTATTTCCGGCATATTCCGGAGAGCTTTCTGCCTACATATACTTCCATTATCATTGCCATAAGCCTGACCGGGGGCAGGGTGAGCGTGTCATCCTTTCTGGTCGGAATGCTGCCGCTGGTGTTTCTTCTGGCTTATCTGGGATACCTGTTCTGCCTGAGAAAAATACCAAAGGATACGGGGATGCCGCCCAGTATGGATAAGAGAGGGGATATCCGCAGTCTTTGCAGGAGCCTGTGGAGCATTGCTTTGGCAATCGGCCTTATTATCGGGGCAGGTATGCCTGTGTATGCGGCGGTTGCCTGTTCCATTGTCCTATCTGTGTTCATAAATAAATTTACCTTTAGCGAATTAAAGCCAATGTTTTTGTCGGCAGTGGAGTCAAAGATAGTTACAAGCACGATCTGTATCATGATATTTAAGGACATCATGGCGTTCACAGGCGTCATTGAATCCCTTCCGGGGGCGTTTGAGAGACTGCCTGTGCCGGGTTTCCTGGTATTTGCCATGATTTTCTTTTTCGGGACCATTATTAGCGGCTCCCAGGCCATTATTGTACTGTGCATGCCTCTGGCCTTTGCGGCGGAGCCCCAAGCCGGTCTGGCCCTGTTCCTGCTGCTGATGGGAATGACTTATGCGGCCATGCAGATATCCCCAACCCATGTATGCCTTGCAATTGTGTCCGAATATTTTGGGGTGGGTATGGGAGCGCTGATTCGGAAAACCCTGCCGGTCATCTTTGTGTTCGCGGTGCTGCTCATAGGCTACTACGTCTTGCTGAGCCATGTGTTCGGCCTGTAA
- a CDS encoding 4'-phosphopantetheinyl transferase family protein, which produces MIYLATYEPGGSLYNREREHILGRSLLNFGLMKEYGRTWEVEQETGSKPCLKGAEDVEFNISHTRGLVVCAVADRALGVDTERIRPFKEGLMRRVCSESERGFVLEGRSEAARQERFFRLWTLKESFVKAIGRGLAFPLGDITFSLEEGAVKGSIPGWRFYQSRVYQSYIISVCAADEKGEAV; this is translated from the coding sequence ATGATTTATCTGGCTACATATGAACCCGGCGGCAGTCTTTATAACCGGGAGCGGGAACATATACTGGGCAGGAGCCTGCTGAACTTCGGTCTGATGAAGGAGTATGGACGGACCTGGGAGGTGGAGCAGGAGACCGGCTCAAAACCATGTCTTAAGGGTGCAGAGGACGTGGAATTTAATATCAGCCATACAAGGGGTCTGGTGGTCTGCGCTGTGGCGGACCGTGCGCTGGGCGTGGATACGGAGCGTATTCGCCCGTTTAAGGAGGGCCTGATGAGGCGCGTGTGTTCCGAATCAGAGCGCGGCTTTGTGCTGGAAGGAAGGTCTGAGGCAGCGCGGCAGGAACGGTTTTTCCGGCTGTGGACGCTTAAGGAGAGCTTTGTCAAGGCCATTGGCAGGGGGCTGGCCTTTCCGCTGGGGGACATTACATTTTCCCTGGAGGAGGGCGCTGTAAAAGGGAGTATTCCGGGCTGGCGGTTTTACCAGTCCAGGGTTTACCAATCATATATTATATCCGTCTGCGCGGCGGATGAAAAAGGAGAGGCAGTATGA
- a CDS encoding TetR/AcrR family transcriptional regulator, with the protein MQSHNKKEMILDAMQELMGSANVQAISVSDIAQKAGIGKGSIYYYFSSKNDIIDAVIERNYSRVLDEGRELAASSHLDAFQKLEIIYHACLDSSMELRRREEMRTFNEQRESAFIHQKFSRIIITKLNPILADIIRQGVREGSIQCSFPEETAQIVLTVLTITLDNHLIPSDDVQIGRILSAFTEMQEKGMGIPSHTLQFLMRKT; encoded by the coding sequence ATGCAAAGCCATAATAAAAAGGAGATGATACTGGATGCCATGCAGGAACTTATGGGTTCAGCCAATGTCCAGGCTATTTCCGTCAGTGATATTGCCCAAAAAGCCGGTATCGGGAAAGGAAGTATCTATTACTATTTTTCTTCCAAGAACGATATCATAGACGCAGTGATTGAGAGAAACTACTCCCGTGTCCTGGACGAAGGCAGGGAGCTGGCCGCCTCCTCCCACCTGGATGCCTTTCAGAAACTGGAAATCATATACCACGCCTGCCTGGACTCCTCCATGGAACTGAGACGCCGGGAAGAGATGCGCACCTTCAACGAACAGCGGGAAAGCGCCTTCATACACCAGAAATTCTCCCGCATCATCATCACCAAGCTGAACCCCATCCTGGCTGACATCATCCGTCAGGGAGTGCGGGAAGGCAGCATCCAGTGCAGCTTCCCGGAAGAGACAGCTCAAATCGTGCTGACTGTTCTTACCATCACCCTGGATAACCACCTGATTCCTTCTGACGACGTACAAATCGGCCGGATTCTGTCTGCCTTTACCGAGATGCAGGAAAAAGGCATGGGAATCCCCTCCCACACCCTCCAGTTCCTGATGCGTAAAACCTGA
- a CDS encoding APC family permease: MNGEKKEIPKGTLGLVELYCLSIGQVIGAGVITLVGPAITATGYSAWLAYLLAIVLGFFTVFPLVFICGTLRLGGGYYSLIGALTNKTLAGMYAFAQLTKLLSISLFAVSLGVYVQSLFPQVNTTVCGVAFLTFFYVVNLCGIDMMAKIQKYMTWVLIAALLMFIVFGLMYYNHPVFDITHQNFLTNGIAGLWTASFLFVYSTTGYSMTMNYGSVARNPQRDIPWALILSVPTLVILYCGVAAAGSCVLPMEEVMDQPLTLVARVALPKVLFIAFIIGGPIMALLTTMNSTMPANCLPIMVSCKDGWLPKSFGKENKRGVAWKIMTLNYLLGLVPLLLGFNVKTITNNIMLLNSCMYLMCYYAYFQMPKKYPDAWKRSRWHVADRVYYLVCAVGLVGQCAILVNSAFALTPIIAIVSIAAIAVCCVLGLLRARSPEVTVSTTIWED; encoded by the coding sequence ATGAACGGAGAGAAAAAAGAGATTCCAAAAGGCACGCTTGGACTGGTTGAACTGTATTGTCTGTCTATTGGTCAGGTAATTGGGGCCGGTGTTATTACGCTGGTGGGGCCGGCCATTACTGCAACCGGGTATTCTGCATGGCTGGCGTATCTGCTGGCCATTGTTCTGGGATTTTTTACCGTATTCCCGCTTGTTTTTATCTGCGGCACACTTCGGCTGGGAGGCGGCTATTACTCCCTCATTGGAGCGCTGACCAACAAGACGTTAGCGGGAATGTACGCATTTGCGCAGCTTACAAAACTTTTGAGCATCTCATTGTTTGCGGTGAGCCTGGGGGTGTATGTCCAGTCTTTGTTTCCGCAGGTCAACACCACGGTCTGCGGGGTGGCGTTCCTGACGTTTTTCTATGTGGTGAATCTGTGCGGAATTGATATGATGGCTAAAATACAGAAATACATGACATGGGTATTGATTGCGGCCTTGCTCATGTTCATTGTCTTTGGCCTGATGTATTATAACCACCCGGTGTTTGATATCACCCATCAGAATTTCCTTACAAACGGCATTGCCGGTTTGTGGACGGCCAGTTTTCTTTTTGTATATTCAACCACAGGTTATTCCATGACTATGAACTACGGTTCCGTGGCCAGGAATCCCCAGCGGGATATTCCATGGGCCCTGATTCTGTCCGTTCCCACTCTGGTGATTTTGTACTGTGGCGTGGCGGCGGCGGGAAGCTGCGTCCTTCCCATGGAAGAGGTCATGGACCAGCCGCTGACCCTGGTGGCCCGTGTGGCGCTTCCAAAGGTCCTGTTCATCGCGTTTATAATCGGCGGTCCCATCATGGCGCTGCTGACAACGATGAATTCCACCATGCCGGCAAACTGTCTTCCCATCATGGTGTCCTGTAAGGACGGGTGGCTTCCCAAATCCTTTGGGAAAGAAAATAAAAGGGGTGTGGCCTGGAAAATCATGACGCTGAACTATCTGCTGGGGCTGGTTCCCCTGTTGCTGGGGTTCAATGTGAAGACCATTACCAACAATATCATGCTCCTTAATTCATGTATGTATCTCATGTGTTATTACGCATATTTTCAGATGCCGAAAAAGTATCCGGACGCCTGGAAGCGGTCCAGGTGGCATGTGGCGGACCGCGTATATTATCTGGTATGCGCCGTGGGGCTGGTAGGCCAGTGCGCCATACTGGTAAACTCCGCTTTTGCCCTGACCCCGATCATAGCCATTGTGAGCATTGCTGCCATTGCTGTATGCTGCGTCCTGGGCCTGCTGCGCGCCAGAAGCCCGGAAGTCACGGTGAGTACCACAATCTGGGAAGATTAG
- a CDS encoding helix-turn-helix domain-containing protein, with translation MGFLEKLNYLMEQNHLNKSTLSKACDIPYTTIDGWYKKGYEGLKLTTLRKLSAYFGVPLDFWANDHTPACTRSAIKQSIIVRLDKMSDEQAKAVLAFIKYMEE, from the coding sequence TTGGGTTTTCTGGAAAAACTAAACTATCTTATGGAACAGAACCATTTAAATAAAAGTACGCTGTCCAAAGCCTGCGATATCCCCTATACCACCATTGACGGATGGTACAAAAAGGGATACGAGGGGCTTAAGCTGACAACGCTGCGCAAGCTATCCGCTTATTTTGGTGTTCCTCTGGACTTCTGGGCCAATGACCACACCCCGGCCTGCACAAGGTCTGCCATAAAACAGAGCATAATTGTGCGGCTGGACAAAATGAGTGACGAACAGGCCAAAGCCGTCCTGGCATTCATAAAATATATGGAGGAATAA